The genome window TTCCGGACAACGCTTGCCCCCTACGTATTACCGCGGCTGCTGGCACGTAGTTAGCCGGGGCTTCCTCCTCTGTTACCGTCAGGGTGCGAGCATTCCCTTCTCGCACTTGTTCTTCACAGAAGACAGAATTTTACAACCCGAAGGCCTTCATCATTCACGCGGCGTTGCTCCATCAGGCTTGCGCCCATTGTGGAAGATTCCCTACTGCTGCCTCCCGTAGGAGTCTGGGCCGTGTCTCAGTCCCAGTGTGGCCGGTCACCCTCTCAGGTCGGCTACGCATCGTCGCCTTGGTGAGCCGTTACCTCACCAACTAGCTAATGCGCCGCGGGCTCATCCGACAGTGAAGCGAAAGCTTCTTTCTCTTCTCCCTCATGCGAAGGAGAAGCCTATCCGGTATTAGCACTCGTTTCCAAGCGTTATCCCGGTCTGTCGGGCAGATTGCCCACGTGTTACTCACCCGTCCGCCGCTAACCTTTGGGAGCAAGCTCCCTCCAGTCCGCTCGACTTGCATGTATTAGGCACGCCGCCAGCGTTCGTCCTGAGCCAGGATCAAACTCTCAATAAAAGTTAGAAAGCTTGTATCTTGACTCGTATCTCATCTCTGTAACACTCGTTTAGTTTTCAAGGATCAATCTAGTAAGCAGAAAAATGGTCGGAATGCAGGGATTCGAACCCTGGACCTCACGCTCCCGAAGCGTGCGCGCTACCAAGCTGCGCTACATTCCGACGTTGTGGTGTTTCGTGTGTTGTCCGCTCTCTCGCGGCAACGAAGAGTATCTTACCACGGCCCCGGCAGACCTATCAATCACACAAATAGCGAAAATCAAAACAAATTCGGCCAACCGGCATAACCAACTTCACTTCTCTCATCCATCCTGCTTCATCCGACAAAAAGCGCCTGACCGCTCCAATCGGCCAGGCGCTTGCCACACGCATCTCACAACTTCTGCTTACAGATAGCGCAGATACAGATATACCGTCGAGATCAGAATCGAGATGATCATCAGCGGGAAACCGACCAGCAAGAACTTCACAAACGAAATCTTGTAGCCTTCTTTCGCCGCCAGACCGATCACGATCACGTTCGCGCTCGCTCCGATCACCGTCCCGTTGCCGCCGAGGCAGGCACCGAGCGCCAAGCTCCACCACAGCGGTTCGAGATTGGTTATGCCAAGCACCCCCATCTCTTTGATCATCGGGATCATCGTTGCCACAAACGGAATGTTATCCACAAACGCCGACGCGATCGCGCTCATCCACAGGATCAGCATCGTCGTCGAGGTCAGATCCCCGCCGGTCAGTTCCACCGCCTGCGAAGCCAGCGCCGAGATCACACCCGTCTCCATCAGGCCTGCGACCAGCACGAACAGCCCGACGAAGAAGAAGATCGTCGTCCACTCCACCCGCTCCAACGCCTGCTCCAAATACTTTTCGCCGGTCAGGAGCAAGAGCAGAAACGCGCCGCTCAGCGCCACCGTAGCCGATTCCAGATGCAGCGCCTGGTGCAGTCCGAAGCCGACAATCGTCAGCGCCAACACCGTCAATGACTTTTTCAACAGTGTCAGATCCTGCAGCTCCCCCCGCTCATTGAGCGACATGATCCGCTTTTGGCGCTCCTCATCCGCTTTGAGTTGACCGCGGTAGATCAACGCCAGCAACGCGACCGTCACAACGAGGATCAGCGCCGCTACCGGGGTAAGGTTATAGATGAATTCCATAAACGAAAGCTCCGGCACAGCGCTGCCGATCATGATGTTCGGCGGGTCGCCAATCAGTGTGGCGGTGCCGCCGACGTTCGAAGCCAGCACCTCCGAGATCAAATACGGCACCGGGTTGACGTTGAGCTGACGCGCGATCGAGAACGTGACCGGCACGATCAACAACACCGTCGTGACGTTATCGAGCAGCGCCGACAACAGCGCGGTGATCAGCGACAAGTAGATCAAAATTTTCACCGGGTGCCCGCCGGCCAGCTTTGCCGCTTTGATTGCGAGGTACTTGAACACGCCGGTCTGCCCGGTGATCGACACGAGGATCATCATCCCGATCAACAGTCCGATCGTGTTCAGGTCGATATGATGAATCGCCGTCTCCTGATCGATGATACCAAACGCGACCATCAAAATGCCGCCGATCATCGCGACGATCGTCCGATGCAACTTTTCCGATACGATCAAGGCGTATGTAACCAGAAAAATGCCGATTGCAAAGATTGCCTGGTTCTCCATTACCATCCTCCCCTGGACGTCCATTTTTAACGCCCATATGGTAGCACACTTCTTTTCCGACAACAGATTCAGAAAATTCCAAGAGCTGCAACCAGATGGTTGCTTCTAGTTTCTCCTGCTCCTCCTGCAATTTTACGCCCTCATTTGCTGCCCCGATCGGCCAAGATCTGCAGCTATTCCTTAATAAATAGGAAGAAAAAGACCCCCGTTTCCGGAGGTCCTCCTCTTCATCACATGGAGCTCTTAACCCAGTTTGATTTTCGCAAATTTGCGTTTGCCGGCTTGCACGACCATGCCGTCGGCGAGCTCGATCTGCGCATCGGCCGCGTCGACTTTTTCTTCGTTGATCTTCACACCGCCCTGCTGCACGAGACGGCGCGCTTCGCCGTTCGACGGCGCCATGCCGAGGTCGACGAGGAGCTTGACGATCCACACCGTGCCCGCTTCCACCGTCACTTCCGGAATGTCTGTCGGCAGCGCGCGCTTCTGGAAGATCGTCTTGAAGTTCTCTTCTGCTGCCAATGCCGCTTCCTCGCCGTGGTACATGCGAACGATCTCGCGTCCGAGGCGCATCTTCAGATCGCGGGGATGCAATTCGCCGCTGGCAAAACCGGCCTTGATCGCTTCGACTTCCCCGGTCGGCAAGTCGGTGACCAGCTCGTAGTATTTCACCATCAGTTCATCCGGGATCGACATCGTCTTGCCGTACATCTCATTCGGCGCTTCGTCGATGCCGATGTAGTTGCCGAGCGACTTGGACATCTTCTGCACGCCGTCGAGACCTTCGATCAGCGGCATGGTCAAGATGATCTGCTGCTCTTTGCCGTACTCCTTCTGCAGCATGCGGCCCATCAGCAAGTTGAACTTCTGGTCGGTGCCGCCGAGCTCCACGTCACACTCCAGCGCCACCGAATCGTAGCCCTGCATCAGCGGGTAGAAAAACTCATGCAGCGAGATCGGCTGCTGCGAGTTGTAGCGCTTCTCAAAATCATCGCGTTCCAGCATGCGCGCCACGGTCGTTTTCGCCGCCAGCCCGATGACATCGGCAAAATTCATCGGAGCGAGCCATTCGGAGTTGTAGCGGATGCTCGTCTTGGTCTGATCGAGAACTTTGTAAAGCTGGGTGACGTAGGTCTCAGCATTTTGCTTGACCTGCTCCGGAGTCAGCTGTTTGCGGGTCTCCGATTTGCCGGTCGGGTCGCCGATCATCCCGGTGTAGTCGCCGATGATGATCGTCACGTGATGGCCGAGGTCTTGGAACTGGCGCATCTTTTGCAGCACGACGGTATGGCCGAGGTGGATGTCCGGCGCGGACGGGTCGAGACCGAGTTTGATGTGCAGCGGCTTGCCTTTGGTCAGCGATTTCTTCAGCTTGGCGGTCAGTTCTTCTTCCGGAATGATCTCGACGGCGCCGCGGCGGATCGTCGCGAGTTGGCGGTCAATTTCCGCTTGCAGCTGCGGATCGAGTGTTTGTTCTTGCGTGGTCATTCATATCCCTCCAAATTGTTAGATCAAAATACAAAAAACCCCGTCCCAAATAGGGACGAGGTTCGAACTCGCGGTACCACCCTAAGCAGCCTGCGTCTGTCGCGCAAGCTCCTTCGTTGCAGTAACGGCCACACGCGTGACCGGCTTGGCATTGCCTCCAAGCGGCTCCGGAGTGTACTTCACGTCTGGGACTGACCGGTTCACAGCGACCACCGGCTCTCTGCACAATCCAACAAAACGCTACTCGCTCCTTCATTGCCTGTTCTGTATGATTTTGTCATAGACAGCACAATATATGCGATAAATAATAGCAGGGCCTCCGATCGCTGTCAAGTTGTCCTTCTGTAGAAACAAGTCCCAACCTGTCATTTCTTGTCCACCGATTGACCTGTGGTATAATAGACTAGATAAGGGGGAGGACGCTATATATGGAAGAGAACAACACCCGAACCGATCAGCACAAAAAGAAACCGAAAAAGAAGAAACGGCGCTGGCTCAAATTTGTCAAAGTCTTCTTATTCCTGTTCCTTGCCGTGACGATCATCGGCGGCGGTGCGGCGGCCGGCTTTGTTGCTTCGCTGGTCAAGAAAGCTCCTGATCTCGATCTCAATGCGATCACCAACATGGCTGCCAAGACCAAAGTGTTCGACAGCGAAGGACAATTCATGTTCGAACTGCAAGGCGACGGCGACCGCGAGCTGATCAACTCGCTGCAGGATACTTCACCTTTTGTGGTGGATGCGTTTGTCGCTGCGGAAGACAAGAATTTTTACGAACACTTTGGCGTCAATCCGTACGCGATCGCACGCGCAGGCATTCAGAACGTGATCGGCGGCGACATCGTCTCCGGCGCTTCCACGATCACGCAGCAGACGATCAAGAATGCGATGTTCCCAGAGCAGGAACGCTCTTTGGAACGCAAGGTGCAGGAAGCGGCACTGGCGATTCAGCTCGAACAGCAGCTGACCAAAGATGAAATTATGCTTACCTATTTGAACTGGATTTATTTTGGCAAATCAGGCCCGGCCAACCTGTACGGGATTGAACGCGCGTCGAAGGCGATCTTCGGGATTCCGTCCAAAGACCTCAATCTGGCGCAGGCGACCATCATGGCTTCGCTGCCGAATAACCCGAGTCTATTTAATCCGTATACCAATCTCGATGCGACGTTAGAGCGCCAAGAGTACATTTTGCAGGAAATGCTCAAAGTAGGCTTCATCACCCAGACGGAATACCAGGAAGCCAAGGCGTACGATGTCGCCAAGGATATCCAGCAGCATAAGGAAAAAACGGCCGTGCAAGGCGGCGAATTTGCGCACTTGACCGCCGAGGTGGAAGAGCGCGCAGCTCAGCAGCTGTTTGACACCGGCAAGTACGAATCGCTCGACAAAGCCCGCGAAGCGCTGTTCCGCGGCGGCTATGAGATTCACACCACGATCAACCGCAAGATGCAAAACAAGCTCGATGCGGTGATCGACAACGATGAGCTCTACCCGGAGAACATCTCCTACACGATCACCGACGACGCCGGCAAACAGATCGTCGTCGAAAACGCGATGATGCAGTCCGGCGCGACCTTGATCGAAAACAAATCGGGCCAGATCCTCGCCATGGCGGGCGGCCGCAAGTATGAGGTCGACCAGGTCAACCATGCGACCCAACCGCGCCAGCCCGGCTCGACGATGAAGCCGATCGCCGTCTACGGCCCGGCGATTGAGAAGAAAATGATCGGTTCCGGCTCGGCGATCGACGATGTGCCGATGGTCTGGCCGGACCAAAACGCGGCGGACGGCAAATACTTCCCGAAGAACTGGGACAGCAAGTTCCACGGGCTGATGACCGTCCGCACCGCGCTGGAGCAGTCCTACAACATTCCGGCCTTGAAAATGTTCCACCAACTGACGCCCACCGCAGGGCTTGATTTCCTGCGTCAGATGGGCATCACGACGCTGGAAGACACCGACAACAACCTGGCAGCTGCGATCGGCGGCCTCTCCCACGGCCTGACGGTCACCGAGGCGACCAACGCCTACTCGACGCTGCCGAACATGGGCGTTACGCACGATGCGTACCTGATCAACGTGATCAAAGACCGCGACGGACATCCGATCTACCAGCACAAATCGGCGACGGCACAAGTGTTCAATCCGAACACCGCCTACATTCTGACCGACATGCTCAAAGACGTCGTGCGCAAAGGCACCGCCTCCGATGTCGGCGCCCGCTTCTCCGGTTATGACGTGGCGGGCAAGACCGGTTCGACCGACGTGGACAAAGACGCGTGGTTTATCGGGTATACGCCGGACGTGACGCTTGGCGTCTGGGCCGGCTACAACATCCCGTACACCTTAAATTCCACCTATCAGAAGAACCTGCCGAAGACGCTGTGGAGCACGATCATGACCGACGTGCTGCCGATGATCGAAAATCGCACGACAAGCTTCCCGGGCAATCCTGGCGGTGTCCGTCAAGTGACCGTCTGCAGACTCTCCGGCAAGATCCCGACTGAGCTGTGCCAGGCGGAGCACACCGTCACCACCGAGCTGTTCCTCGCCGGCACTGCGCCGACCGAGTCCTGCGATGTGCACGTCAAAGCCAAATACTACGAAGTCGGCGACAAGAAGTACCTCGCCAACGACTCCACGCCGTCGTATCTGG of Tumebacillus sp. BK434 contains these proteins:
- a CDS encoding ArsB/NhaD family transporter; its protein translation is MENQAIFAIGIFLVTYALIVSEKLHRTIVAMIGGILMVAFGIIDQETAIHHIDLNTIGLLIGMMILVSITGQTGVFKYLAIKAAKLAGGHPVKILIYLSLITALLSALLDNVTTVLLIVPVTFSIARQLNVNPVPYLISEVLASNVGGTATLIGDPPNIMIGSAVPELSFMEFIYNLTPVAALILVVTVALLALIYRGQLKADEERQKRIMSLNERGELQDLTLLKKSLTVLALTIVGFGLHQALHLESATVALSGAFLLLLLTGEKYLEQALERVEWTTIFFFVGLFVLVAGLMETGVISALASQAVELTGGDLTSTTMLILWMSAIASAFVDNIPFVATMIPMIKEMGVLGITNLEPLWWSLALGACLGGNGTVIGASANVIVIGLAAKEGYKISFVKFLLVGFPLMIISILISTVYLYLRYL
- the tyrS gene encoding tyrosine--tRNA ligase — translated: MTTQEQTLDPQLQAEIDRQLATIRRGAVEIIPEEELTAKLKKSLTKGKPLHIKLGLDPSAPDIHLGHTVVLQKMRQFQDLGHHVTIIIGDYTGMIGDPTGKSETRKQLTPEQVKQNAETYVTQLYKVLDQTKTSIRYNSEWLAPMNFADVIGLAAKTTVARMLERDDFEKRYNSQQPISLHEFFYPLMQGYDSVALECDVELGGTDQKFNLLMGRMLQKEYGKEQQIILTMPLIEGLDGVQKMSKSLGNYIGIDEAPNEMYGKTMSIPDELMVKYYELVTDLPTGEVEAIKAGFASGELHPRDLKMRLGREIVRMYHGEEAALAAEENFKTIFQKRALPTDIPEVTVEAGTVWIVKLLVDLGMAPSNGEARRLVQQGGVKINEEKVDAADAQIELADGMVVQAGKRKFAKIKLG
- a CDS encoding transglycosylase domain-containing protein, with the protein product MEENNTRTDQHKKKPKKKKRRWLKFVKVFLFLFLAVTIIGGGAAAGFVASLVKKAPDLDLNAITNMAAKTKVFDSEGQFMFELQGDGDRELINSLQDTSPFVVDAFVAAEDKNFYEHFGVNPYAIARAGIQNVIGGDIVSGASTITQQTIKNAMFPEQERSLERKVQEAALAIQLEQQLTKDEIMLTYLNWIYFGKSGPANLYGIERASKAIFGIPSKDLNLAQATIMASLPNNPSLFNPYTNLDATLERQEYILQEMLKVGFITQTEYQEAKAYDVAKDIQQHKEKTAVQGGEFAHLTAEVEERAAQQLFDTGKYESLDKAREALFRGGYEIHTTINRKMQNKLDAVIDNDELYPENISYTITDDAGKQIVVENAMMQSGATLIENKSGQILAMAGGRKYEVDQVNHATQPRQPGSTMKPIAVYGPAIEKKMIGSGSAIDDVPMVWPDQNAADGKYFPKNWDSKFHGLMTVRTALEQSYNIPALKMFHQLTPTAGLDFLRQMGITTLEDTDNNLAAAIGGLSHGLTVTEATNAYSTLPNMGVTHDAYLINVIKDRDGHPIYQHKSATAQVFNPNTAYILTDMLKDVVRKGTASDVGARFSGYDVAGKTGSTDVDKDAWFIGYTPDVTLGVWAGYNIPYTLNSTYQKNLPKTLWSTIMTDVLPMIENRTTSFPGNPGGVRQVTVCRLSGKIPTELCQAEHTVTTELFLAGTAPTESCDVHVKAKYYEVGDKKYLANDSTPSYLVKEGIFIKREKYTLPNNDKRWLPLDHEKELPSDKDPRSDVAELGTTRVPGSVEVTATTDTSVSLSWKGVSAATSYLVLRADSEAGPFQIISEVKTTSFTDTTVKKGKQYAYRIVSIDKEGLQSDPSKSVTATPGAVQLAPPSGVQVQPGAVGLTISWQSVTGATGYAIYRSDEPSGSYQRIGTGSSTSFDDVGAMPGVTFFYKVASVAGGKESNASAPVPGALSGGGTDPGQPASVPAPSGVTVTDPKSGNSLVIGWKASRGAISYSIERSTDGATWVPLGETSDTGYFDTGLSTGQKYFYRVLASDANGKRSTPSATAQGTPTQ